From Anopheles arabiensis isolate DONGOLA chromosome 3, AaraD3, whole genome shotgun sequence, a single genomic window includes:
- the LOC120899765 gene encoding protein kinase C-binding protein NELL1-like isoform X5 translates to MYKFPVISYYTGLDRNLVLPAAVFHRAVEQMKKSSEFTFSVVLKQEQSNSGTIISFSNGINRYLELQSSGRRDEIRFHYTHITAAGVTQILTETFPYRLADDIEHKVSLTVSGTEMQLFIDCHPLYKRVTHFLPDRNFSASNMQLFVGQRNSNSHYLFKGELKDLRLITGSYGYLSQCELMDAQCPTCGQFLELENALLELKKTMSLLTKRLVEAEKRVSYIEECDCKKSCLINGTTKNDGDAWDIGCSRCECRQGIVKCGPRPCPEVKCKHPVLKEGECCPVCLKSCYITKKDFEHGEIQILGCRNCSCVDGNMHCEFLQCPELKCPPEQQMSVTDECCKFCQDTPHRRKVRPHKRPQGGGGGGHKRQHPKNSTHRNKHSKKKKHDQALQLHTTEDVDECTQQGGLNGNHCHLNTRCVNTFGSYICECLPGYRRQDKFNCIEMDECKSGEHNCHEDADCINTLGSFHCQCKEGYTGNGHDCRPVCNQTCLNGGECRSPNVCTCRTGYIGESCEKDLDECTTGLHRCKDTTDCVNMPGWYFCKCKAGFETKGKDCVDIDECYLNTHSCHPTAQCVNTPGHFTCECPIDDDSDCRLSCMFEDRELKDGDKVSPSNAPCKICTCTKGVISCVEPPCNCSTWRPGVVSELCCPQCDPKQSCQHQELKHVTFRSGEQWIYQCQTCECLYGEFDCWNLECPPLICDNPMPAGPADCCPRCPNDRCGFENLTKLLTSSSSEGVGIGTTCLYENHVYPPGPFKYPSRDCTTCSCKVPYCALLNGKITCRYDDNCSIADNRGALRMVEEHHANNRLNSSTYTRKSSQATTPKMLVPHHHHPQQQQSYRFPHRTPTTNSLSKENIIRFDRSSKTKPTNGTITWEASFSVAEYGSSTISSTQHRGSQQTAVDEKFVIASPTHSASKVAQDAIVHAGMAVPTISSESETSFEYGTEAEPSKDISLPATTYTQNIPRNSNSEEHNNYTKHVSSATKQRTGITSSATTQGQRTKIHNKQPFLQKLPLIDSISGFDTDVATRSRRNTKRSERG, encoded by the exons GTCTCGATCGAAATCTTGTTCTTCCGGCTGCGGTTTTTCACCGGGCAGTCGAGCAGATGAAAAAATCTTCAGAATTTACCTTTTCCGTTGTCCTAAAGCAAGAACAATCAAACTCTGGGACCATAATATCATTTTCCAACGGAATTAATAG GTATTTAGAATTACAATCAAGTGGAAGACGTGACGAAATACGTTttcattacacacacataacagCAGCGGGTGTTACGCAGATTCTAACGGAAACATTTCCGTATCGACTTGCGGACGATATCGAGCACAAGGTGTCACTTACTGTTAGCGGCACTGAAATGCAGCTATTCATCGACTGCCATCCACTGTATAAAAGAGTGACACATTTTTTACCAGATAGAAATTTTAGTGCTTCCAATATGCAATTATTCGTCGGACAAAGGAACTCAAATagtcattatttatttaag GGAGAATTAAAAGATTTACGTCTTATAACTGGGTCTTATGGTTATTTATCTCAATGTGAGTTGATGGATGCACAATGTCCTACTTGTGGACAATTTTTAGAATTAGAAAATGCTTTactagaattaaaaaaaacaatgtcacTGTTAACAAAAAGG CTAGTGGAAGCAGAGAAGCGTGTCTCGTATATTGAGGAATGTGATTGTAAAAAATCATGCTTAATAAATGGTACAACTAAAAACGATGGAGATGCCTGGGATATTGGATGTAGTCGTTGTGAGTGCAGGCAAGGAATAGTCAAATGTGGTCCAAGACCATGTCCAGAGGTTAAATGTAAACATCCAGTATTAAAAGAGGGCGAATGTTGTCCTGTGTGTTTGA AAAGCTGTTACATTACTAAGAAAGACTTTGAACATGGTGAAATCCAAATCTTAGGCTGTAGAAACTGTTCGTGTGTAGATGGTAATATGCATTGTGAATTCCTGCAATGCCCCGAGCTGAAGTGTCCACCGGAGCAACAAATGTCAGTAACGGATGAATGCTGCAAATTTTGTCAAG ATACTCCACATAGGCGAAAAGTACGGCCACACAAACGACCGcagggcggtggcggcggcggtcaTAAGCGGCAACATCCCAAAAATTCTACTCACagaaacaaacattcaaagaaaaagaagcacgATCAAGCATTACAGTTGCATACGACAGAAG ATGTGGATGAGTGTACTCAACAGGGTGGTCTTAATGGTAACCACTGTCATCTTAACACACGATGTGTTAACACCTTTGGTTCGTACATTTGCGAATGTTTACCTGGCTATCGAAGACAAGATAAGTTCAACTGCATAGAGATGGATGAATGCAAGTCTGGCGAGCACAATTGCCACGAGGACGCAGATTGCATTAACACATTGGGCTCATTTCATTGCCAATGTAAGGAGGGTTACACGGGCAATGGACACGATTGTAGGC cCGTCTGCAATCAAACCTGCTTGAACGGTGGAGAATGTCGCTCGCCTAATGTCTGTACATGTCGAACGGGTTACATTGGCGAATCATGTGAAAAGGATCTGGACGAGTGTACAACAGGTTTGCACCGGTGTAAGGATACGACAGATTGCGTTAATATGCCGGGCTG GTACTTCTGCAAATGCAAGGCTGGATTCGAAACCAAAGGCAAGGATTGTGTAGATATAGATGAGTGTTACCTCAATACGCACAGCTGTCACCCAACGGCCCAGTGCGTAAACACACCAGGGCACTTCACATGTGAATGTCCGATCGACGACGATTCGGATTGCAGATTAAGCTGTATGTTCGAAGATCGTGAACTGAAAGATGGCGACAAGGTATCCCCCAGCAATGCGCCATGCAAAATATGTACCTGTACGAAAGGTGTTATAAGCTGTGTGGAACCTCCATGCAACTGTTCAACATGGCGTCCAGGGGTCGTGAGTGAACTATGTTGTCCGCAATGCGATCCGAAACAATCTTGCCAACACCAGGAGCTCAAACATGTCACGTTCCGCAGTGGCGAACAGTGGATATATCAATGTCAAACGTGTGAATGTTTG TACGGCGAATTTGACTGCTGGAATCTTGAATGTCCTCCACTAATATGTGATAATCCTATGCCGGCCGGACCGGCAGATTGTTGTCCCCGATGTCCTAACGATAGGTGTGGTTTTGAGAACCTTACCAAACTATTAACCAGTAGTAGCAGTGAAGGCGTCGGTATCGGAACAACATGTTTATACGAAAACCACGTATACCCACCTGGACCATTTAAATATCCGTCCAGAGATTGCACAACCTGTTCCTGTAAG GTCCCCTACTGTGCCCTACTG AACGGGAAAATCACCTGCCGTTACGACGATAATTGCAGTATTGCTGACAATCGTGGTGCACTGCGAATGGTGGAAGAGCATCATGCGAACAATAGGCTCAACTCTAGCACTTATACTCGTAAATCATCGCAAGCAACGACTCCAAAGATGTTGGtgccccaccaccaccacccacaacaacaacaaagctaTCGTTTTCCTCACAGGACACCGACGACCAACAGTTTATCGAAAGAAAATATTATCCGATTTGAccgaagcagcaaaacaaaaccaacaaacggAACCATTACATGGGAGGCGTCATTTAGTGTGGCAGAATATGGAAGCAGCACAATTAGTAGTACGCAGCACCGAGGATCACAACAAACGGCCGTTGATGAAAAATTTGTTATTGCCTCGCCCACACACTCTGCAAGTAAAGTAGCGCAAGACGCAATTGTACATGCCGGTATGGCTGTACCTACAATTTCATCCGAATCAGAAACTTCGTTTGAGTATGGTACTGAAGCAGAACCCAGTAAAGACATCTCCCTACCGGCAACAACGTATACACAAAATATACCACGCAATAGTAACTCAGAAGAACATAACAATTATACAAAGCACGTCTCATCTGCTACAAAACAACGAACAGGCATTACATCTTCAGCAACGACACAGGGCCAGCGaacaaaaatacataataAACAACCTTTTTTGCAAAAGTTACCGTTAATCGATTCGATTAGCGGTTTCGACACTGATGTAGCAACAAGAAGCCGCCGTAACACGAAGCGTAGTGAACGAGGATGA
- the LOC120899765 gene encoding protein kinase C-binding protein NELL2-like isoform X6, with protein MTKHLWNCDTSWRCVQALAVILTILLLPGTGGALDPGIDLLEALNIQSNISQYPGITVTQSRVFHLSGLDRNLVLPAAVFHRAVEQMKKSSEFTFSVVLKQEQSNSGTIISFSNGINRYLELQSSGRRDEIRFHYTHITAAGVTQILTETFPYRLADDIEHKVSLTVSGTEMQLFIDCHPLYKRVTHFLPDRNFSASNMQLFVGQRNSNSHYLFKGELKDLRLITGSYGYLSQCELMDAQCPTCGQFLELENALLELKKTMSLLTKRLVEAEKRVSYIEECDCKKSCLINGTTKNDGDAWDIGCSRCECRQGIVKCGPRPCPEVKCKHPVLKEGECCPVCLKSCYITKKDFEHGEIQILGCRNCSCVDGNMHCEFLQCPELKCPPEQQMSVTDECCKFCQDTPHRRKVRPHKRPQGGGGGGHKRQHPKNSTHRNKHSKKKKHDQALQLHTTEDVDECTQQGGLNGNHCHLNTRCVNTFGSYICECLPGYRRQDKFNCIEMDECKSGEHNCHEDADCINTLGSFHCQCKEGYTGNGHDCRPVCNQTCLNGGECRSPNVCTCRTGYIGESCEKDLDECTTGLHRCKDTTDCVNMPGWYFCKCKAGFETKGKDCVDIDECYLNTHSCHPTAQCVNTPGHFTCECPIDDDSDCRLSCMFEDRELKDGDKVSPSNAPCKICTCTKGVISCVEPPCNCSTWRPGVVSELCCPQCDPKQSCQHQELKHVTFRSGEQWIYQCQTCECLYGEFDCWNLECPPLICDNPMPAGPADCCPRCPNDRCGFENLTKLLTSSSSEGVGIGTTCLYENHVYPPGPFKYPSRDCTTCSCKVPYCALLVSNSACCVHRTGKSPAVTTIIAVLLTIVVHCEWWKSIMRTIGSTLALILVNHRKQRLQRCWCPTTTTHNNNKAIVFLTGHRRPTVYRKKILSDLTEAAKQNQQTEPLHGRRHLVWQNMEAAQLVVRSTEDHNKRPLMKNLLLPRPHTLQVK; from the exons GTCTCGATCGAAATCTTGTTCTTCCGGCTGCGGTTTTTCACCGGGCAGTCGAGCAGATGAAAAAATCTTCAGAATTTACCTTTTCCGTTGTCCTAAAGCAAGAACAATCAAACTCTGGGACCATAATATCATTTTCCAACGGAATTAATAG GTATTTAGAATTACAATCAAGTGGAAGACGTGACGAAATACGTTttcattacacacacataacagCAGCGGGTGTTACGCAGATTCTAACGGAAACATTTCCGTATCGACTTGCGGACGATATCGAGCACAAGGTGTCACTTACTGTTAGCGGCACTGAAATGCAGCTATTCATCGACTGCCATCCACTGTATAAAAGAGTGACACATTTTTTACCAGATAGAAATTTTAGTGCTTCCAATATGCAATTATTCGTCGGACAAAGGAACTCAAATagtcattatttatttaag GGAGAATTAAAAGATTTACGTCTTATAACTGGGTCTTATGGTTATTTATCTCAATGTGAGTTGATGGATGCACAATGTCCTACTTGTGGACAATTTTTAGAATTAGAAAATGCTTTactagaattaaaaaaaacaatgtcacTGTTAACAAAAAGG CTAGTGGAAGCAGAGAAGCGTGTCTCGTATATTGAGGAATGTGATTGTAAAAAATCATGCTTAATAAATGGTACAACTAAAAACGATGGAGATGCCTGGGATATTGGATGTAGTCGTTGTGAGTGCAGGCAAGGAATAGTCAAATGTGGTCCAAGACCATGTCCAGAGGTTAAATGTAAACATCCAGTATTAAAAGAGGGCGAATGTTGTCCTGTGTGTTTGA AAAGCTGTTACATTACTAAGAAAGACTTTGAACATGGTGAAATCCAAATCTTAGGCTGTAGAAACTGTTCGTGTGTAGATGGTAATATGCATTGTGAATTCCTGCAATGCCCCGAGCTGAAGTGTCCACCGGAGCAACAAATGTCAGTAACGGATGAATGCTGCAAATTTTGTCAAG ATACTCCACATAGGCGAAAAGTACGGCCACACAAACGACCGcagggcggtggcggcggcggtcaTAAGCGGCAACATCCCAAAAATTCTACTCACagaaacaaacattcaaagaaaaagaagcacgATCAAGCATTACAGTTGCATACGACAGAAG ATGTGGATGAGTGTACTCAACAGGGTGGTCTTAATGGTAACCACTGTCATCTTAACACACGATGTGTTAACACCTTTGGTTCGTACATTTGCGAATGTTTACCTGGCTATCGAAGACAAGATAAGTTCAACTGCATAGAGATGGATGAATGCAAGTCTGGCGAGCACAATTGCCACGAGGACGCAGATTGCATTAACACATTGGGCTCATTTCATTGCCAATGTAAGGAGGGTTACACGGGCAATGGACACGATTGTAGGC cCGTCTGCAATCAAACCTGCTTGAACGGTGGAGAATGTCGCTCGCCTAATGTCTGTACATGTCGAACGGGTTACATTGGCGAATCATGTGAAAAGGATCTGGACGAGTGTACAACAGGTTTGCACCGGTGTAAGGATACGACAGATTGCGTTAATATGCCGGGCTG GTACTTCTGCAAATGCAAGGCTGGATTCGAAACCAAAGGCAAGGATTGTGTAGATATAGATGAGTGTTACCTCAATACGCACAGCTGTCACCCAACGGCCCAGTGCGTAAACACACCAGGGCACTTCACATGTGAATGTCCGATCGACGACGATTCGGATTGCAGATTAAGCTGTATGTTCGAAGATCGTGAACTGAAAGATGGCGACAAGGTATCCCCCAGCAATGCGCCATGCAAAATATGTACCTGTACGAAAGGTGTTATAAGCTGTGTGGAACCTCCATGCAACTGTTCAACATGGCGTCCAGGGGTCGTGAGTGAACTATGTTGTCCGCAATGCGATCCGAAACAATCTTGCCAACACCAGGAGCTCAAACATGTCACGTTCCGCAGTGGCGAACAGTGGATATATCAATGTCAAACGTGTGAATGTTTG TACGGCGAATTTGACTGCTGGAATCTTGAATGTCCTCCACTAATATGTGATAATCCTATGCCGGCCGGACCGGCAGATTGTTGTCCCCGATGTCCTAACGATAGGTGTGGTTTTGAGAACCTTACCAAACTATTAACCAGTAGTAGCAGTGAAGGCGTCGGTATCGGAACAACATGTTTATACGAAAACCACGTATACCCACCTGGACCATTTAAATATCCGTCCAGAGATTGCACAACCTGTTCCTGTAAG GTCCCCTACTGTGCCCTACTGGTGAGCAATTCCGCGTGTTGTGTGCATCG AACGGGAAAATCACCTGCCGTTACGACGATAATTGCAGTATTGCTGACAATCGTGGTGCACTGCGAATGGTGGAAGAGCATCATGCGAACAATAGGCTCAACTCTAGCACTTATACTCGTAAATCATCGCAAGCAACGACTCCAAAGATGTTGGtgccccaccaccaccacccacaacaacaacaaagctaTCGTTTTCCTCACAGGACACCGACGACCAACAGTTTATCGAAAGAAAATATTATCCGATTTGAccgaagcagcaaaacaaaaccaacaaacggAACCATTACATGGGAGGCGTCATTTAGTGTGGCAGAATATGGAAGCAGCACAATTAGTAGTACGCAGCACCGAGGATCACAACAAACGGCCGTTGATGAAAAATTTGTTATTGCCTCGCCCACACACTCTGCAAGTAAAGTAG